In Longimicrobiales bacterium, the genomic window CTCTCAATCACCTCGCGATCGGCGTGGGTATGATCCCGCGCGGGGAGGTCGGCCTGATCTTCGCCCACCTGGGTCTCACGAACGGCATCCTTTCGCCCGAGGTGTACAGTGCCATTCTCATCATGGTGATCTTCACGACGTTCCTGGCGCCGCCGCTGCTCAAGCCGATCTTTGCGCGCATGGATGCACCACCGGCCGATGCGCCACTGCGTACGCCGGGACTGCACGCACAGGGACATGCCCCCAGTGTGACGCCGTGACGCTGAGACTCGCTTCCCGCGGCAGCACGCTCGCACTCTGGCAGGCCCATCACATTCAGGCGCTGCTGCGCCGACTGCATCCGGGAATCGACGTCGGGATCGAGGTGCTGCATACCACCGGCGATCGCATCACTGACGTGCCCCTCGCGATGATCGGTGACCGCGGCCTCTTCACGAAGGAGGTCGACGCCGCCCTGCTCGATGGCCGTGCGCACGTCGCCGTCCATTCCTACAAGGACGTGCCGACCCGACTGCCCGATGGCCTGACGCTCGCCGCCGTCCTGGTGCGCGAGGACCCGCGCGATGCGTTCCTGCCCGCGCCTGGCCGCCCGCGGAACCTGGGTGAGCTGGAGCCGGGTGCGCGCGTCGGCACCAGCTCGCTTCGACGGCGTGCCCTCCTGCTCGCCGCACGACCGGACCTCATGGTCGATGATCTCCGCGGCAACCTCGACACACGACTACAGAAGCTGGAGCAGGGTCATTACGACGGCATCATCCTCGCCCTCGCCGGCGTGCGCCGCTTCGGCCGTGAGGATCGCGTCGGCGAGTTGCTCGATCCACCGCACTGGCTGCCCGCCGCCGGGCAGGGAGCACTCGCCCTGGTCGCGCGCGCCGATGACGACGATACGCTCGCGCGACTTCAGACACTGAACGACGATGACACCCGCGCCGCGACCGATGCGGAACGGACCTTTCTCGCGCGTCTCGAGGGCGGCTGCCAGATTCCGATCGGCGCACTCGGTACGATCGACGGTTCGCGCCTGACACTGCACGGGCTCGTTTCGTCCCTCGACGGCACCACGATCATTCGCGGACAGGTCACTGGGTCGGCGGCCGATGGACGCGCGACAGGCGAGGACCTGGCGGACCAGCTGATTGGACGCGGCGCGCAGGATGTCCTGCGTGCCATCCGCTCGGTGAACACCGCCGTGCCGCGTCCGCCCGCGCCATGAGCAGCACAATCGACCCCGCGGCGCGGATACTCGGGAGGGAGCAACTCCTGGAGAGGTTTGGACGGCCGCGCTCGGAACGCGTCGTCTTCACGAACGGCTGCTTCGACATCCTGCACCGCGGTCACGTGACGTATCTGACGCAGGCCCGTGCCCTGGGCGATCGCCTCATCGTCGGCGTCAATACGGATGCCTCCGTACGCCGGCTGAAGGGTGAGGGCCGGCCCGTCGTGCAGCAGGACGACCGGGCCTATGTGCTGGCCGCGCTCGCGTG contains:
- the hemC gene encoding hydroxymethylbilane synthase, which gives rise to MTLRLASRGSTLALWQAHHIQALLRRLHPGIDVGIEVLHTTGDRITDVPLAMIGDRGLFTKEVDAALLDGRAHVAVHSYKDVPTRLPDGLTLAAVLVREDPRDAFLPAPGRPRNLGELEPGARVGTSSLRRRALLLAARPDLMVDDLRGNLDTRLQKLEQGHYDGIILALAGVRRFGREDRVGELLDPPHWLPAAGQGALALVARADDDDTLARLQTLNDDDTRAATDAERTFLARLEGGCQIPIGALGTIDGSRLTLHGLVSSLDGTTIIRGQVTGSAADGRATGEDLADQLIGRGAQDVLRAIRSVNTAVPRPPAP
- the rfaE2 gene encoding D-glycero-beta-D-manno-heptose 1-phosphate adenylyltransferase, which translates into the protein MSSTIDPAARILGREQLLERFGRPRSERVVFTNGCFDILHRGHVTYLTQARALGDRLIVGVNTDASVRRLKGEGRPVVQQDDRAYVLAALACVDAVTMFDEDTPAELIGALLPDVLVKGGDYTPDQVVGRELVESHGGTLVLIPFVTGRSTTDILHRIQHGDHEST